One genomic segment of Sminthopsis crassicaudata isolate SCR6 chromosome 2, ASM4859323v1, whole genome shotgun sequence includes these proteins:
- the C2H20orf96 gene encoding uncharacterized protein C20orf96 homolog yields MQTPEKKEAHIISEIPGIKPLDFCRWHFRKKHMLALSHIKNKRTGDRAVFAKGKSTKGSASASFMARSQSQKLIGNEKEPEMIQTNTQILREILKFRKDSLDELKQNVDSLTVSNQELAKKIQDIEALTAEKVRKLLRQQDVFGTLIGTLEYANHRQMQDMKSKLKKWEAETKVRVNELEQQLTKLKTKINNAQEELNFLSSYMDHEYPIKTLEIADLMRQVQAVKDSSQNELDELEEIRKNVLQTLSKKLMVKSEKVLNVMAKRTILPYQTALMKRTLSNQLLLKQMVQFRVHIDRIKKELPKLRAQVKDLQMKRKDPREVIFANVLLRKPKCTPDMDVILNIPPEEILPF; encoded by the exons ATGCAGACTCCAGAAAA GAAGGAAGCTCATATCATTTCTGAAATCCCTGGAATCAAGCCCCTG GATTTTTGCCGATGGCATTTCAGGAAGAAACACATGCTGGCTCTATCTCATATCAAAAACAAGAGGACCGGAGACAGAGCAG TTTTTGCCAAGggaaaatccacaaaaggttcggCCTCTGCTTCCTTCATGGCGAGGAGCCAGTCGCAAAAGTTAATAGGGAATGAGAAAGAACCGGAGATGATCCAAACCAACACCCAGATACTCAGA GAAATTCTTAAGTTCAGGAAGGACTCACTAGACGAACTTAAACAGAATGTTGACTCCCTCACTGTCAGCAACCAGGAGCTGGCAAAAAAGATCCAGGACATAGAAGCCCTCACTGCAGAAAAAGTGCGGAAGCTTCTTCGGCAGCAAGATGTGTTTGGG ACTCTCATCGGCACTCTGGAGTATGCAAACCACAGACAAATGCAAGACATGAAGAGCAAGCTGAAGAAGTGGGAAGCAGAGACAAAGGTCAGAGTGAATG AACTGGAGCAGCAGTTGACAAAGTTGAAAACGAAGATTAATAATGCCCAAGAGGAGCTGAATTTCCTGAGTAGCTACATGGACCATGAATACCCGATTAAGACTTTGGAGATTGCTGACCTCATGCGCCAGGTCCAGGCTGTGAAAGATAGCAGTCAG AATGAACTGGACGAGTTGGAGGAAATACGCAAGAATGTGCTTCAAACATTGTCAAAAAAGCTGATGGTGAAGTCAGAGAAGGTCTTAAATGTCATGGCCAAG AGAACCATACTTCCCTATCAAACTGCTCTTATGAAGAGGACCCTAAGCAACCAACTACTATTGAAGCAGATGGTTCAGTTCAGAGTG CATATTGACCGTATAAAGAAGGAACTTCCCAAGCTGAGGGCTCAGGTAAAGGATCTCCAGATGAAGAGAAAGGACCCACGGGAAGTGATCTTTGCCAATGTCCTGCTTCGGAAACCCAA GTGTACTCCAGACATGGATGTCATCCTCAACATCCCCCCGGAAGAAATTCTTCCCTTTTAG